In Mugil cephalus isolate CIBA_MC_2020 chromosome 20, CIBA_Mcephalus_1.1, whole genome shotgun sequence, the following are encoded in one genomic region:
- the sh2b1 gene encoding SH2B adapter protein 1 yields the protein MNGSLLTPPSPRAANSSPLPPSPSPSPSPPSPSLLPLSPRPPPLPPLVSPPPQAHPSSLSDTPTPSPSPCLSWTEFCELHARVAAGDFARHFRAFLLENPHYSTDSAAAFCRRFTDRFVRHFQSELEGVLPPSCASGRDEMVSWAPQSDATSLEEEAVSPLSATGGAVLPCPPTNAARAASKPAPTRLVLESRSGDRFQDSYAHGQVLPPSSSSSCCSSVGGNNGRREERGPMMAPGNGEAPVEEEEDCWLGVASVGEDVEPEEREAESSEVDNADPSHTPQIPPSSLTPPPGSKGSSTPNSSKNKLKKRFSLRSVGRSVRGSVRGILHWRSSSSDSAQSQLPSSYSYTMGVQDASLISASKRNSGTQPPTPTSSMPVSLSMPLSLPHSSSSSLPPSSSSSATSLSLSEAARDRRRSNGEGGEKEKWSHRLEKLRLSRSPPPVLTPNASGSQSASSMLPPSSAAAMGPPRKVGRLVREGGVSVSSSNDELSGSHSFSGFSFGLLHHGTDNNNAASASSAAAQAGSVQPLASGGNVPWRGGRWHKCRLVLKERDREGGERGEEYYLEFFIPPKSSKPRLTVPCCSIVDVRSTTALEVPDKENTFLLQLDGAAQYVIETRDAVQMRAWLSDIRNGICLSEQEDAEGVCMGPLDISGTPEIGDRLSQVCYGGIGGSSPLMDPLPPELPPRAPLDEPDGRILGGGGASLGTPFAETPDATGSFLFSDVPTTETVEHPLSECQWFHGTLSRLKAAQLVLAGGPASHGVFLVRQSETRRGEYVLTFNFQGKAKHLRLSLNEDGQCRVQHLWFQSIFDMLEHFRVHPIPLESGGASDVTLISFVGATAVRQPGRDRAGSRPTVCDVITTRHPDSPSTPISDCVLDQQTP from the exons ATGAACGGCTCTCTTTTAACGCCGCCCAGCCCGCGGGCTGCCAACTCCTCTCCTTTACCTCCCTCACCCTCCCCGTCCCCATCCCCGCCGTCCCCGTCTTTGCTGCCCTTGTCCCCCCGGCCTCCCCCTCTCCCGCCGCTGGTGAGCCCCCCGCCCCAGGCTCACCCGTCCTCGCTGTCCGACACCCCGACGCCATCCCCCTCGCCTTGCCTGAGTTGGACCGAGTTCTGTGAGCTCCACGCTCGCGTCGCCGCTGGGGACTTCGCACGCCACTTTCGGGCTTTTCTCCTGGAAAACCCTCACTACTCCACCGACTCGGCGGCAGCCTTCTGCCGGCGCTTCACCGACCGCTTCGTCCGACACTTCCAGAGCGAGCTGGAGGGGGTGCTCCCGCCGAGCTGCGCGTCTGGGAGGGATGAAATGGTGAGCTGGGCTCCCCAGTCCGATGCGACTTCCCTGGAAGAGGAAGCGGTCTCTCCTCTGTCGGCAACCGGGGGGGCGGTCCTGCCGTGCCCTCCGACTAACGCGGCGCGCGCGGCGTCCAAGCCCGCGCCGACGCGGCTGGTGTTGGAGAGCCGCAGCGGGGACAGGTTTCAAGATTCCTACGCCCACGGGCAAGTCCTGCCCCCGTCTTCGTCGTCGTCGTGCTGCTCCTCGGTCGGAGGCAACAACGGGAGGCGCGAGGAGAGGGGGCCCATGATGGCCCCCGGAAACGGGGAGGCTCCcgtcgaggaggaggaggactgctGGCTCGGGGTGGCGTCCGTCGGCGAAGACGTCGAGCCGGAAGAGCGGGAGGCGGAGTCCTCGGAGGTGGACAACGCGGACCCCTCGCACACTCCCCAGATCCCGCCTTCCTCTCTCACTCCTCCACCCGGCTCCAAAGGCAGCAGCACGCCCAACTCctccaaaaacaaactgaagaagcGCTTCTCGCTGCGGAGCGTCGGCCGCAGCGTCCGGGGGAGCGTCCGCGGCATCCTGCACtggcggagctcctccagcgACTCCGCCCAGAGCCAGCTGCCCTCCAGCTACAGCTACACCATGGGCGTCCAGGATGCCAGCCTGATTTCGGCCTCCAAGAGGAACTCTGGCACCCAGCCCCCCACGCCCACCTCCTCCATGCCCGTCTCCCTGTCCATGCCCCTGTCCCtgcctcactcctcctcctcctccctgccgCCGTCGTCTTCAAGCAGCGCCACCTCGCTGTCTCTGTCGGAGGCCGCCCGGGATCGGCGGCGAAGCAACGGCGAGGGAGGCGAGAAGGAGAAGTGGAGCCACCGCTTGGAGAAACTCAGACTGTCCCGGtcccctccccccgtcctcACCCCGAACGCCTCCGGCTCCCAGTCCGCCTCCTCCATGCTGCCGCCGAGCAGCGCCGCCGCCATGGGCCCCCCGCGGAAGGTGGGCCGGCTGGTGCGGGAGGGCGGGGTGAGCGTCAGCTCGTCCAACGACGAGTTGAGCGGGAGCCACAGCTTCTCCGGCTTCTCGTTCGGTCTGCTGCATCACGGCACGGACAACAACAACGCTGCCTCAGCTTCGTCCGCCGCAGCTCAGGCCGGTTCGGTGCAGCCTCTGGCCAGCGGAGGGAACGTGCCCTGGAGGGGAGGACGCTGGCATAAATGTCGCCTGGTCCTTAaggagagggacagagaaggaggagagcgGGGAGAGGAGTACTACTTGGAATTCTTCATTCCACCCAAA TCGTCAAAGCCTCGGCTGACTGTCCCCTGCTGCTCGATCGTGGATGTGAGAAGCACCACAGCGCTGGAGGTCCCCGACAAGGAAAACACCTTTCTGCTGCAG CTGGACGGCGCGGCGCAGTACGTGATAGAAACGCGAGACGCTGTTCAGATGAGGGCTTGGCTGAGCGACATCAGGAACGGCATCTGTCTCAG TGAACAGGAAGACGCTGAGGGCGTGTGTATGGGGCCTTTAGACATCAGCGGGACACCTGAGATTGGTGACCGTCTTTCACAAG TGTGTTACGGAGGAATCGGAGGCTCCTCACCCCTGATGGATCCCCTCCCTCCGGAGCTGCCACCCCGAGCCCCCCTCGACGAACCCGACGGCCGAATACTCGGAGGAGGCGGGGCCAGCCTGGGCACGCCGTTCGCTGAGACGCCAGACGCCACAG GGTCCTTCCTCTTCTCCGATGTGCCGACGACCGAGACGGTCGAGCACCCGCTCAGCGAGTGTCAGTGGTTCCACGGCACCCTGTCGCGTCTCAAAGCTGCCCAGCTGGTGCTGGCTGGAGGGCCGGCGAGCCACGGCGTCTTTCTGGTCCGGCAGAGCGAGACACGGCGCGGAGAATATGTCCTCACCTTTAACTTCCAGGGCAAGGCCAAG CATCTCCGCTTGTCCCTGAACGAGGACGGCCAGTGTCGAGTGCAGCACCTCTGGTTCCAGTCCATCTTCGACATGCTGGAGCACTTCCGGGTGCATCCCATTCCCCTGGAGTCCGGAGGCGCCTCCGATGTCACGCTCATCAGCTTCGTGGGGGCCACCGCGGTTCGCCAGCCAG GCCGGGACAGGGCAGGCAGTCGGCCTACAGTCTGTGATGTCATCACCACGCGCCATCCTGACTCTCCATCAACCCCCATCTCTGACTGTGT